The DNA sequence CACCGCGCTGATCGCGATCGCCGCGCACACCGCCGAACCGCGCACCCCGTGGCGGCAGCTGCTGTGGGACCGGGAGAGCGCCACCCTCGACCTCGTCGAGCTGTGCCTGGGGGTGCTCGTCACCATCGCGTTCGCGCTGAGCCCGTGGCTGCTGCTGGTCACGCTGCCGCCGATCGTGCTGCTGCAGCGCAGCCTGCTGCACGCCCAGCTCCAGGCGGCGGCGCGCACCGACGGCAAGACCGGCCTGCTCAACGCCGCCGCGTGGCAGCGCGAGGCGGAGACCGAGATCGTCCGGGCCCGGCGCACCGGGCAGACGCTCGCCCTCATCATCCTCGACATCGACCACTTCAAGCAGGTCAACGACAAGCACGGCCATCTCGTCGGGGACCGGGTGCTCGCCGGCGTGGCCGCCACGCTGCGCTCCCAGGTGCGGGAGTATGACGTGGTGGGCCGGTTCGGCGGTGAGGAGTTCGTGGTCCTGCTGCCGAACACCGAGGTCGTCGAGGCGCGCAACGTCGCCGAGCGGCTGCGCATGCACGTCGCCCACATGGCGGTCCCGGTCAACGACGCCGCCATCACCGTCACCGTGTCGGCCGGGGTCGCGGTGATGAACCTCCACGGCGAGGACCTGCTCGACCTGCTCGCCGCAGCCGACCTCGCCCTCTACCGCGCCAAGGAGCTCGGCCGGGACCGGGTCTGCCTGCCCGCCCCCGGCCACACCCCGCCCGAGCACCGCCGCCCGCGGTCGTGAAACGCCCGCGATGCCCGGCATCGGCGGCGACGCACGCCCGTTAGCAGTGCTACACGCCCACTAAGCTGGAGGGCATGCCGGAGTACATCTACACCATGCAGCGCGTGCGCAAGGCGTACGGCGACAAAGTTGTCCTTGACGACGTCACGTTGCACTTCCTGCCCGGGGCGAAGATCGGCGTGCTGGGGCCGAACGGCACCGGGAAGTCGTCGCTGCTGAAGATGATGGCCGGCTTGGAGCAGCCGTCGAACGGCGAGGCGAGGCTCATGCCGGGCTTCACCGTCGGCATTCTCATGCAGGAGCCGCAGCTCGACGAGACCAAGACCGTGCTCGGCAACGTCCAGGAGGGCGTGGCCGAGACGCTCCGGCTGCGGGCCCGGTACGAGGAGATCGCCGAGAAGATGGCGACCGACTACAGCGACGAGCTGCTCGCGGAGATGGGCAAGCTGCAGGACGAGCTCGACGCCCGTAACGGGTGGGAGATCGAGAGCCTGCTGGAGCAGGCGATGGACGCGCTGCGCTGCCCGCCGCCCGACGCCGACGTGACGAAGCTCTCCGGTGGTGAGCGTCGCCGTGTCGCCCTGTGCAAGCTGCTGCTGGAGCAGCCCGACCTGCTGCTGCTCGACGAGCCCACCAACCACCTCGACGCCGAGAGCGTGCAGTGGCTCGAGCAGCACCTGGAGAAGTACCCCGGCACCGTGCTCGCCGTCACCCACGACCGGTACTTCCTCGACAACGTCGCGAACTGGATCCTCGAGCTCGACCGCGGCCGCTGCTACCCGTACGAGGGCAACTACTCCACCTACCTGGAGACCAAGGCCGCCCGGCTCAAGATCGAGGGCCAGAAGGACGCCAAGCGCAAGAAGCGCCTCGAGGCGGAGCTGGAGTGGGTGCGCTCCAACCCCAAGGCGCGGCAGGCCAAGAGCAAGGCGCGTCTGCAGCGCTACGAGGAGATGGCCGCCGAGGCCGCCAAGTACCGCAAGCTCGACTTCGAGGAGATCCAGATCCCGCCCGGCCCGCGCCTCGGCACCACGGTGATCGAGGTGAAGGACCTCACCAAGGGCTACGGCGACCGCGTCCTCATCGAGAACCTGTCCTTCTCCCTGCCGCGCAACGGCATCGTCGGCATCATCGGCCCGAACGGCGTCGGCAAGACCACGCTGTTCCGGCTGATCGTCGGCGACGAGACGCCGGACAGCGGCACGATCACCATCGGCGAGACCGTCAAGCTCTCCTACGTCGACCAGAACCGGGCCGGCATCGACCCGAAGAAGACGGTCTGGGAGGTCGTCTCCGACGGGCTCGACCACATCAAGGTCGGCCAGGTCGAGATGCCGTCGCGCGCCTACATCGCCGCGTTCGGCTTCAAGGGCCCGGACCAGCAGAAGCCCGCGGGCGTGCTGTCCGGCGGCGAGCGCAACCGGCTCAACCTCGCGCTCACCCTCAAGCAGGGCGGCAACGTGCTGCTGCTCGACGAGCCGACGAACGACCTCGACACCGAGACCCTGTCGTCGCTGGAGAACGCGCTGCTCGAGTTCCCCGGCTGCGCCGTGGTCACCTCGCACGACCGCTGGTTCCTCGACCGGATCGCCACCCACATCCTCGCCTGGGAGGGCGGCTCGAACTGGTTCTGGTTCGAGGGCAACTTCGCGGACTACGAGAAGAACAAGATCGAGCGTCTCGGCCCGGAGGCGGCGCGGCCGCACCGCGTCACCTACCGCAAGCTCACCCGCGACTGATCCGCAGAAGCCGCCGCGCACCGGCGCGGCGGCACCGGCGGCACGGGAGGGGCGCCGCGGCCCGGTTCAGCGGGCGGCGAGCCATGCGGCGGTGTCCGGCGGCAGCCCGTCCGCGGTCAGCGGGCCGCTGGCGGCGAGCATCGTGCGGTGCGGCGGCAGGGCCACGTGCCCGCGGCCGCAGTTGAGCACGCAGATCAGGTCGCCGCGGGCGAAGGCGAGCACCTTGTCGGGCGAGTCGAGCCAGCCGATCCGGTCCGGCAGCGCGCCGACGAGGCTCCGCCGGAGCGCGAGCACCTTCCGGTAGAAGGAGAGCATCGACTCCGGGTCGGCGAGCTGGCGCTCCACGGTGAGCTCGGCCCAGTCCGCCGGCTGGGGCAGCCACGGCGCCGCCGACCCGGTGAGCGAGAAGCCGAACGGCGGGCGGGAGCCCGACCAGGGGAGCGGGACGCGGCAGCCGTCGCGTCCCGGCACCTCGCCCCCGGTGCGGAAGAAGGTGGGATCCTGGCGCACCTCGGGCGGAAGGTCCGTCACCTCGGGTAGGCCGAGTTCCTCTCCCTGGTAGAGGTAGACCGAGCCCGGCAGGGCGAGCATCGCGAGCACGGCTGCCCGGGCCCGCGCCGCGCCCACGCCCGGCTCCGGCGCGCCCTCGGCGTACCGGGTGACGTGCCGTACCACGTCGTGGTTGGAGAGCACCCAGGTGGGCGCCGCGCCGAGCGCGGCGAGGGTGTCGTCGATGACCGAGCGGAACGCGGCGGCGTCCCAGGGCGCCTCCAGCCAGGCGAAGTTGAAGCACTGGTGCAGCTCGTCGCCGCGCACGTACCGGGCGAGGTCCTCCACCGAGTCGGTCCACACCTCGCCGACGAGCATGCGGTGACCGTCGAACCGGTCGAGCAGCTTGCGCCACTCCCGGTAGACGTCGTGCACCTCCGGCCGGCCCCAGATCGGGGTGCCGGAGCGCAGGTCCTGCGCCTCCTCCGGGATCGACGGCAGCGCCTCGTCCTTGTACAGGCCCATCGCCACGTCGATACGGAAGCCGTCCACCCCGCGGCCGAGCCAGAACCGCAGGATGTCGAGGAACTCGGCGTGGATCTCGGGGTTGCGCCAGTTGAGGTCCGGCTGCTCGGGCGCGAACAGGTGGAGGTACCACTGCCCGTCCGGCACCTGCGTCCACGCCGGGCCCCCGAACACCGACCGCCAGTTGTTCGGCGGCCCGCCGTCGACGCCGTCCCGGAAGATGTACCGGTCGCGCTCGGGCGAGCCCTTGGGCGCCGCCAGCGCCTCGCGGAACCACGGGTGCGCCGAGGAGGTGTGGTTCGGCACCAGGTCGACGATGACCTTCAGGTCGTGGGCGTGCGCGTCGGCGACCAGCCGGTCGAACGTGGCGAGGTCCCCGAAGAGCGGGTCCACGTCGCGGTGGTCCGCCACGTCGTAGCCCCCGTCGACCATGGGCGACCGGTAGAACGGGGTGAGCCACACGGCGTCCACGCCGAGCGCGGACAGGTACGGCAGGCGCCGCCGTACCCCCTCGAGGTCCCCCACCCCGTCACCGTCGGCGTCGGCGAAGCTGCGCACGTAGATCTGATAGACGACGGCGTCGTGCCACCAGGGGAGTGTCTCCATGGTGACAGGGCTGCCCGCGATGGCCGGGCGCTACGCCTGACGCCCGGCCGGACGGCCGGGGCGGGACACCGCCGGCCCGCTCGCCGCGAGCGGGGACCCTCGGCCCCGGGAGCCGGGCGTCGCCGTCGCCCGCGTGGCCACCGTCAGGTTGGGGTGTTGACGAGGCTGTGCGCGGCGTACACGAGGTAGTCCCACAGCTGCGCCTCCAGCTCCGGCGCCAGCTCCAGCTCCTGCACCGCGTCGTACATGTGCTTGAGCCAGGCGTCGCGCTCGGCCTCGCCGATGGCGAACGGCGCGTGCCGCATGCGCAGCCGCGGGTGGCCGCGCCGCTCGCTGTAGGTCCGCGGGCCGCCCCAGTACTGCATGAGGAACAGCCGCAGCCGCTCCTCGGCGCCGGACAGGTCCTCCTCGGGATAGAGCGGCCGCAGCAGCGGATCCTGGGCGACACCCTCGTAGAAGCGGCGCACGAGCCTGCGGAAGGTCTCCTCGCCGCCTACGGCCTCGTAGAAGGTCTGCTTCGCCTGGTCGGGGGTTGCTGGCTGTTGGGACATTCCTCGGCTCATCTCCGTGAGGACGTGGTACTCGCTGTGCGCGAACCGGGGGGCGTCCGCCGGCGGACGGCGACCGTGCCGGGAGCGCGTCGCCACCGCCGTCTCGGCACGCGGAACGGCACGCTCCCAGGGTACGGCCTCACCCCCGGTGGGCCGGCGGACGGGCCACCGGCCCTCCCGGCGTCCACGCGGCCTGCCGTACGGCGTGCCGGGCGCGGTGCCGAGACCGGCGACACGCGCGGGACCGGGCCGCCGCCGGGACGGACGGGCCGCCCGGACGCCGGGTGGGGCCTGCGCGGCCGTCAGGACGCCGCGGCGAACGGCACGCCCTTCTCGTCGAGCGCGTGCTTGATGCGCACCCGCAGCTCGCGCGCGACCTCGTTCTGCTTGCCGGGCATGGTCTTGGCGGTCACCCGGAAGAGCATCGCCGAGTCGGAGATCTGCTCCAGGGCGTACACCTTGGGCTCCTCGACGATCACCAGGTCGCGCATGCCGGGCTCCTCCCACAGCCCGTTCGCGATGGACTTGAGCAGCTCGCGGACCTCCTCGATGTCGGCGTCGTACGGCACCGGCACGTCGACCAGCGCCCGCGACCAGCCCTGCGACTCGTTGCCCACCCGGCTGATCGTGCCGTTGCGGATGTACCACACGCGGCCGTCGGCGTCCCGCAGCCGGGTGATGCGCAGCGTCACGGCCTCGACGGTGCCGGTGGCCGGACCGGCGTCGATGATGTCGCCGACGCCGTACTGGTCCTCCAGCAGCATGAACATGCCGGAGATGAAGTCCTTCACCAGCTCCTGCGCGCCGAAGCCGATCGCGATGCCGAGGATGCCCACGCTGGTGAGCAGCGGCGCGAGGTTCATGCCGAAGCGGGCGAGCACCATCAGGAACGCGGTGCCCATGATCACGACGGTGGCGACGTGCCGCAGCACCGACCCCATCGTCTCGGCCCGCTGCCGGCGCCGCTCGGTGAGCAGCACCTGGGCGGCGTCCGTCTGCTGGCCGGACCGGGCGCGCAGCTTCTCCGGGAGCACACCCTGCGCGGCCTTGCGGGTGATGCGCTCGATCAGGCGGAGCACCAGCTTCCGCAGGACGAACGCGCCCGCCAGGATGAGGACGATCGTGATCAGCCAGGCGGCGAACGGTGCCCAGCCCTTCGGCAGGATGCCCTCCACCAGCGGGCAGATCACGTCGTTCGATGAGGTGCAGGTGGAGAGCACCGCCTCGGTGAGCGCCTCCGGGTCCGGAAGCACCAGGTCGGTCGGATCCGGCGTGGAGGTGGCCTCCGGGGTCGGCTCCGGCGTGGGCGCCGGGGTGGCCTCCGCCGTCGGCGCGGGAGTGCCTTCCGATGTGGGGGCCGGGGTCGCCGGGGCGTCGGACGGGTCCGCGGACGGGTTCGCCTCCGGCGTCGGGGCAGGTGCGAGCGATCGCAGGAACACTTACGGGATCCTCGGGGATTGGTTCGGTCGGCGGTTGGTCATACCTCGGTCAACCATAGTGATACCGCCGAGCTGCCACCGCCGACCGAACCGGCCGCCGCGACCTCCGCGCCGTCAAGAGGGGGCGCCGGGCCCGACCGCCGGATCAGGCCCGTATCGCCCCACGCGGCGGCCCGGCCGGTAGGCGCACCCGGAAACACCTGCCGGCCGTCCCCTCGCCGGGGTGGGGTCCCGGCGCCGCCCGGCACCGCCGTACCGGCGGCCCGGGCGGAGCTTTACGCCGCGGGTGGAATTTCGAATCCGAATCTGACTCGGGTGAATCCGAGTATGACTCGGATGTCTGACTCGGTACCGTGTTCGATTCCGGCGAATCAGGAATTGACGTATTGTTCCGACTTGACGAGAATTCGCGAAAATGATCCCGGAGCCGGCGCGGCAGGCAACGCCCGGACCCTCCGGCGCGTTCCGCACCGCCGCCGCGCCGACCCCGGGGACGCCGCGGTGGGCGCGTGCCTCTAGTCGCCCACCGCGGCGAGCACTCGGGCCACCTTCGTCGCGGCGCCGGCCGGATCGTCCGCCCGGTGCATGCGCTCGCCCCACGACCACCAGTAGTAATCGGTCGCCGCCTGCGGACGGCAGGTGACGTTCTCGGTGAGACTGGTCGCCTTCGGATTGATCACACGCACGAAGGCGCGGCCCGACGACGTGCGCACCACGCGGGCGAGCAGGCCGCGTGCGTCCAGTTCCGACACCAAGCGCTCCAGGTGACCGAGGTGGTCCTCGCGCACCGTATGTCCTCCTCGTACGGCGGGCCTCTTCGGTCCCGCGCCTGCTTTTCCGGTCGGCTCAAGATGACCGACATCGTCAAATGGCGCAACGGACCTTTGAGGCGGCCGTGGATGGGGGATACCCCAATCAGGGTTATAGAAGCGCTCCGAAGGAGGACGATCCTTAGCCGAATTCCGCAAGACTCGTTCCCCAGCAGACCTCGTCTGGTCCATTATTCTCTGTAGGCGTAGCGCAACCCGCCGGTAACAGTGAGTCAGGGGGCGGTCGACCGGGCGGGGACTCGGCAGGGCGGTCACGTGCCGCCCCAAGGAGAAGGGCTGTCATGGTCGTGCCAGGCATGGTCGGAGATGACGGCCGAACCTCGAACGGCAGGGCGACGGAGAACCGGATCGTGACCGGGAGACACAGGGAGACCGAACTCGCCCGGCGGAGCCGGGCTCGAGGGTTGGCCGCGGGGCGGAGCCTTCCCCAGATCGCGGACGAGATCTTCGAATTATGCGGCCCGCAGTTCGGCACGACGCGGATCAAGGCCCACCGCCTGGCCCACGGCATCGCGCTCGCCGACGTGATCGAGCAGGTACGTGCGCTGTTCGAGCGCGACGGCAAGCCCGTCCCCGGGATCGGCGAGACATTGCTGTCGGCGTACGAGAGCGGCCTCAAGCGGCCGGGCCCGGAGTACCTCCACTACCTGTGCACGGTCTACCGGGTCGAGCCGGCCGCCCTCGGTTACGAGGGGCCGTGCATCTGCGGAAACGGACACCGTGCCCCCGGTGCGGGCCGGAGCGACGCGGCGCAGGAGCCCACCCCCGAGCTGGTGCCCAGGCAGCGTGAGCCGCGGACGTGGCCAACCGGCAGTGATGCCCCCGGCGACGGGGGCGAGGAGGACGAGAACGTGCTACGCAGGACGTTGTTGCAGCTCCTCGCGGTGACGGGAGCCGGCGCGGTGATCGAGCCGGAGACCCACAGCCGGGTCTTCGGCGCCGTCGAGAACATCCGCAGGCGGCTGGACGAGACCCTGGTGTCGGGCACCGTGTCTGCGGCCATGCTCGACCAGTGGGAGGAGGCCACCAAGGGGTTCGGCCGCCAGTACATGAAGACCCCTCCGCTGCAGTTGCTCTGCGACGTTCTGCTGGAGCTCAGCTCGGTGCGCAGGGCGATGGCGCACCGCCAGCCGGTGGACCTGCAGCGGCGGCTGTGCCAGATGACGGCCCAGCTATCCGGCCTGAGCGGGATGATCATGCTCAACCTCGGCGACCACCGGCTCGCGCGCTCGTTCTTCCGCACCGCGCGCACCGCCGCCGACGAGACCGAGGACCGCGCGCTGCGCGCCTGGGTGATCGCCCGCGAGTCCCTGGTCCCGCTCTACTACGGCGACCCGAAGGAGGCGCTCAACCTCGCCAGGCAGAGCCGTGCCCTCGCCGGCCAGACCCCCTGCCCGGCGCAGGCGATGGCGCCGATCGTGGAGGCGCGGGCGATCGCGATGCAGAGCGGCTCGACCGGCCGCAAGGAGGCGGTCGACCAGGCCAAGCGCGCGCTGTCCCGGGCCCGCGCGGCCTTCACCCAGATGAGCAGCGACGACCAGCAGGACCTCGCGTTCGGCTACACCGAGCGCCAGCTCTACTTCCACGAGGGCGACGCGCTGGTACGGCTGGGCGAGACGATCGAGGCCGACTACATCCTCCAGAAGGCCCTCTCCCAGTACGGGCCGTCGGATTGGCTCGACCCCACCCTCATCCGGTTCGACCGGGCCCGCTGCAAGCTGATCGAGGGTGAGATCGAGGAGGCCGCGCGGATGGCCCTGGAGACCTGGAAGGAACTCGAGGACGCCTACCGCACCGACATCGTGGTGCGCCGGGCGAACGACCTCATCCGGCAGGCCGAGAAGGCGGCGAGCGGGAGCCGTATCCCCGTGCTGGAGGAGCTCAAGGACGCCGTCAAGGCCCGGGCGACGAGGGCGGAGGCATGAGCCTGCGCATCCGCCGCTACCGCTGGTCCGATCTGGAGGCCGTCTGCGCGCTCAACCGGATCGGCCTCGCGCAGGTGGGCCTCGCCCCGGGGGACGGCGTCTACTACGACCACGACCTGCCGCGCATCCACGAGATCTACCTCAACGGCCAAGGCGAGTTCCTGGTCGGCCTCGTCGACGGCCGCATCGTCGCGATGGGCGGGCTGCGGCGGGTCACCGAGCACGAGGCCGAGCTGTGCCGCATGCGGGTCCACCCCGAGTACCAGCGGCGCGGGTACGGCACGCGCATCCTGCTCCGGCTCGAGGAGCGTGCGGTCAGGCTCGGCTACCGCCGCCTCATCTGCGACACCACGAGCAACCAGCTCGCCGCGATGGCGCTGTACCGGCGGCACGGCTGGCTGGAGACCGGACGCCGCCGCATCGGCGCGCTCACCGTCGTCTACTTCGAGAAGGAACTCCACCCCGAGGCCGACGAGCACGATTTACCCGCGGTGAGCGAGAACGCCTAGCCGAGACGAACGCCGCCGGGTCCCGTCGCGGCCGCCGGCCACGACGGGACCATGACCACAGGCCGCTACGCCTCCGGCCCGGCGGCCTCCTCGGCGGCGAGGCCGGTGTGCACGGCGAGGAACGCGAGCTGGTCGGCCGCGAGCTCGACGCTGCGGCTCACCGCCCGCGCCCCGTGCCCCACCTCGGTCTCGTTGCGCAGCAGGATCGGCCGGTCGGACGAGGTGGCGTGCTGCA is a window from the Thermopolyspora flexuosa genome containing:
- a CDS encoding GNAT family N-acetyltransferase: MSLRIRRYRWSDLEAVCALNRIGLAQVGLAPGDGVYYDHDLPRIHEIYLNGQGEFLVGLVDGRIVAMGGLRRVTEHEAELCRMRVHPEYQRRGYGTRILLRLEERAVRLGYRRLICDTTSNQLAAMALYRRHGWLETGRRRIGALTVVYFEKELHPEADEHDLPAVSENA
- a CDS encoding globin → MSQQPATPDQAKQTFYEAVGGEETFRRLVRRFYEGVAQDPLLRPLYPEEDLSGAEERLRLFLMQYWGGPRTYSERRGHPRLRMRHAPFAIGEAERDAWLKHMYDAVQELELAPELEAQLWDYLVYAAHSLVNTPT
- a CDS encoding helix-turn-helix transcriptional regulator, whose product is MTGRHRETELARRSRARGLAAGRSLPQIADEIFELCGPQFGTTRIKAHRLAHGIALADVIEQVRALFERDGKPVPGIGETLLSAYESGLKRPGPEYLHYLCTVYRVEPAALGYEGPCICGNGHRAPGAGRSDAAQEPTPELVPRQREPRTWPTGSDAPGDGGEEDENVLRRTLLQLLAVTGAGAVIEPETHSRVFGAVENIRRRLDETLVSGTVSAAMLDQWEEATKGFGRQYMKTPPLQLLCDVLLELSSVRRAMAHRQPVDLQRRLCQMTAQLSGLSGMIMLNLGDHRLARSFFRTARTAADETEDRALRAWVIARESLVPLYYGDPKEALNLARQSRALAGQTPCPAQAMAPIVEARAIAMQSGSTGRKEAVDQAKRALSRARAAFTQMSSDDQQDLAFGYTERQLYFHEGDALVRLGETIEADYILQKALSQYGPSDWLDPTLIRFDRARCKLIEGEIEEAARMALETWKELEDAYRTDIVVRRANDLIRQAEKAASGSRIPVLEELKDAVKARATRAEA
- a CDS encoding glycoside hydrolase family 13 protein, producing the protein METLPWWHDAVVYQIYVRSFADADGDGVGDLEGVRRRLPYLSALGVDAVWLTPFYRSPMVDGGYDVADHRDVDPLFGDLATFDRLVADAHAHDLKVIVDLVPNHTSSAHPWFREALAAPKGSPERDRYIFRDGVDGGPPNNWRSVFGGPAWTQVPDGQWYLHLFAPEQPDLNWRNPEIHAEFLDILRFWLGRGVDGFRIDVAMGLYKDEALPSIPEEAQDLRSGTPIWGRPEVHDVYREWRKLLDRFDGHRMLVGEVWTDSVEDLARYVRGDELHQCFNFAWLEAPWDAAAFRSVIDDTLAALGAAPTWVLSNHDVVRHVTRYAEGAPEPGVGAARARAAVLAMLALPGSVYLYQGEELGLPEVTDLPPEVRQDPTFFRTGGEVPGRDGCRVPLPWSGSRPPFGFSLTGSAAPWLPQPADWAELTVERQLADPESMLSFYRKVLALRRSLVGALPDRIGWLDSPDKVLAFARGDLICVLNCGRGHVALPPHRTMLAASGPLTADGLPPDTAAWLAAR
- a CDS encoding mechanosensitive ion channel family protein — its product is MFLRSLAPAPTPEANPSADPSDAPATPAPTSEGTPAPTAEATPAPTPEPTPEATSTPDPTDLVLPDPEALTEAVLSTCTSSNDVICPLVEGILPKGWAPFAAWLITIVLILAGAFVLRKLVLRLIERITRKAAQGVLPEKLRARSGQQTDAAQVLLTERRRQRAETMGSVLRHVATVVIMGTAFLMVLARFGMNLAPLLTSVGILGIAIGFGAQELVKDFISGMFMLLEDQYGVGDIIDAGPATGTVEAVTLRITRLRDADGRVWYIRNGTISRVGNESQGWSRALVDVPVPYDADIEEVRELLKSIANGLWEEPGMRDLVIVEEPKVYALEQISDSAMLFRVTAKTMPGKQNEVARELRVRIKHALDEKGVPFAAAS
- the ettA gene encoding energy-dependent translational throttle protein EttA, whose protein sequence is MPEYIYTMQRVRKAYGDKVVLDDVTLHFLPGAKIGVLGPNGTGKSSLLKMMAGLEQPSNGEARLMPGFTVGILMQEPQLDETKTVLGNVQEGVAETLRLRARYEEIAEKMATDYSDELLAEMGKLQDELDARNGWEIESLLEQAMDALRCPPPDADVTKLSGGERRRVALCKLLLEQPDLLLLDEPTNHLDAESVQWLEQHLEKYPGTVLAVTHDRYFLDNVANWILELDRGRCYPYEGNYSTYLETKAARLKIEGQKDAKRKKRLEAELEWVRSNPKARQAKSKARLQRYEEMAAEAAKYRKLDFEEIQIPPGPRLGTTVIEVKDLTKGYGDRVLIENLSFSLPRNGIVGIIGPNGVGKTTLFRLIVGDETPDSGTITIGETVKLSYVDQNRAGIDPKKTVWEVVSDGLDHIKVGQVEMPSRAYIAAFGFKGPDQQKPAGVLSGGERNRLNLALTLKQGGNVLLLDEPTNDLDTETLSSLENALLEFPGCAVVTSHDRWFLDRIATHILAWEGGSNWFWFEGNFADYEKNKIERLGPEAARPHRVTYRKLTRD
- a CDS encoding GGDEF domain-containing protein — protein: MGERRALVGYVCCIVALYLVTLSGALLATRLEGRDLATFAALLACGAVCIEARRRLGVPAGVSRDLLSAWWLPAALLLPPAYALLLPLPLQFLLHLRVRETVVYRRVFSAAAIGLAAGAASMAFHWLAPAGDGLALGVNATVPLAIGCGVVFTVLNTALIAIAAHTAEPRTPWRQLLWDRESATLDLVELCLGVLVTIAFALSPWLLLVTLPPIVLLQRSLLHAQLQAAARTDGKTGLLNAAAWQREAETEIVRARRTGQTLALIILDIDHFKQVNDKHGHLVGDRVLAGVAATLRSQVREYDVVGRFGGEEFVVLLPNTEVVEARNVAERLRMHVAHMAVPVNDAAITVTVSAGVAVMNLHGEDLLDLLAAADLALYRAKELGRDRVCLPAPGHTPPEHRRPRS